From Candidatus Paracaedimonas acanthamoebae:
AGATCTTAAATCAAGAAAAATAAAACAAGTGTTAAATAATTCATCTCTTCAAAATAAAAAAGAGGAACCTTAGGTCCCTCTTTCCTTAAGTATGAAATAGAATCCTATTTTCCGGTCAATTGTATCATCTCACGATTGATAATTTCCAAATCCTTACGCGCTTTTGCTAAATTCTCATTCGCTTGCTTAAGAACTGCATCTGCTTGTGTTAATTGTCCTCTTGAGCCACTATCCAGAATGTGTGGATGTTCTTTTGGTAAAGCTGCATTTAATGCCTCAAGGTAGACTTCGGCTGTGCTATTTTCGTGAGCTTGAGGTTTAAAATATTGGAAAGAGAAATGCTTCAAATCATCGCGTAAAATTGTGATAGCAACAGATAAATTATCATAATTTTCCTTAGCTTTTGCTAATTCTTTTTCAGCTTCTTTTACTTGTCCAACAAGCTCTTCGACTCTTTTTTGTTGCGCAGGAGTTAAGGACTTATCATCTTTCAAAGCAACCAAATTCTCTGAAATTACTTTTTTAACTTCTTCTAATTGATGTTGCTCCCCCTCAATACTCTTTTCTTTTTCACCTAAATTAACAGGCTTGAGCTTCACAATTTCAGGCGCCTTTTCAGGTGCTTTGTCTTTTTGCTTAATTTCCCCAAGCTTAGCTCTTTCTAGGTGAGCTCCTTCGCACCAAGTCACGATCGCTCTATTTTTAATGGTGCCAACACCAGCTTGTTTAGCTGCGTCATAAAATCTTGAATCTTTAACTTCTTTACACAAATCTTCTGTTTCTTTTGCCGTATGTGTGCTTTTAAAAGCATCAAGAATGCCGGGGATATCTTTGGGTTTCTTATTTACGTCAGCACAACCCTCAAATATGCCTTTCAAATCCTTAGAAGGATATTTCGATTCTATATCCGAGGCGAAAACGCCTTGATTTAAGGCAAATACAGACGCTAAAGTTAAGAAGATTTTTGTTGTTTTCATTTTTAAATTCCTTTTTTTCTAGCATAAGCGTACGCCAAAAATTGTAAAAATTTCCTTAATATTTTTTAATTATTAAGAAAACAGCAACAACTTGTCTTTATAATGAAGAGCAAGATATGACGACAAAGAACAAAGAATTTTTAATGATCCACTTCCCTTTTCAAAAATGGTTAAGAAATGCAAAAAAGGTAAAAAAAATCCTTTCTCCTCACCGCAAAAAACGCCTCCCATATAACGCGTTTCTTTAAATCTTTACGGAGTTGTTCTGACAAAGCCGTGGTGACAGGAATCTCGCTCAAAGATGTCCGATGATTATGAATAGTTTTTCCATCAGCAAAGTTCCAAAGATAAGTTGCAAAGCTGCCATGCTCTTTTTGAATCTCCAGAAAAATTTTTGTAGCCTTTAAAGAGGCTTCTAGCTTTCCACGATGCGGAATGATGTCCTGATTTTGAAGCATTTCCTCAATTTCTTGGTATCCAAATTGACTGATTCTTAAGGGATCAACACCTTGATAACCTTGGGGATAATTCTCGCGTTTTTGTAAAATTGTCCGCCAACTTAATCCGGCTTGCATACTTTCTAAAATAAGGAATTCATATAGAACCCGGTCTTCATGCTGAGGCACGGCCTATTCATGGTCATGATATTCTTGTTCAAAGGGAGTCTTAATCGCTCACTCACAGCGATTCATTGTTTTTTCCTTTGTTATTTTATGTTTACAGTTTGGGCTGCTTCTTATCTACTCAACAGACCTACTATTTGCTAAATCTTTTAAATCGACAACGATATAATGAGTCGTCCCCATAGGTCTCAAATAATCTTCAAATATCCAACGATAACTCGGATTGGTTCTGTCAACGGATAGCCAAGGTTCTGACGGAACCTCGGGATCAAAAATCGTGAATTGGTCATGTATAGTGCTCACCCTATCAACAGAAAGAAGCTGAGGATGTTTCTCCATATACTGCAAGAATTTCTCACTACTGGTTCCGGACTCACCTTGGCGAAGACCCGTGAGAGGATGAACATCGAATGAAAAGGGATCTTTAAAATGGCTATATTTCCATAGGAATTTTTCCGATAGTGCCAAAGCTATTTTTTCTTCTGAAACAACAAAGACTCCCTCTTCACCCATTTCTATCATAGTATCACGAGAAGATATTATCTCAGCTTCTTCTTGGCGTATAACCTTTTCTGACTTATCTTGTATTTTTCCTTCTCTTACTAATATTAGTTGCTCTTGCAATTTTTTATTCGCACCATCACACTCTTCTTGAGCTCTTTTTTTAAGCTCATCTTCAATTTCAGTCAGTACTTTTTCATTATTGGCTG
This genomic window contains:
- a CDS encoding DNA-3-methyladenine glycosylase I, with amino-acid sequence MPQHEDRVLYEFLILESMQAGLSWRTILQKRENYPQGYQGVDPLRISQFGYQEIEEMLQNQDIIPHRGKLEASLKATKIFLEIQKEHGSFATYLWNFADGKTIHNHRTSLSEIPVTTALSEQLRKDLKKRVIWEAFFAVRRKDFFYLFCIS